A window from Methylococcus mesophilus encodes these proteins:
- a CDS encoding HNH endonuclease translates to MHHRHLQVLRTDASGMPLEWIGYQEAAKLYYLEQVAYGCGSILFRLRGGVNARTGQRSRIEVNSIVATFGHANSGYKIDLSYVPPLNNAALFRRDGHICLYCGNNFRHSELSRDHIQPTSRGGSDTWNNVVTACKRCNNHKAGRTPEEAKMQLLAIPFMPTHAEYIYLQGRRVLADQMEFLKAHFPRKSPLHERAS, encoded by the coding sequence ATGCATCATCGCCACCTTCAGGTATTGCGCACGGATGCCTCGGGAATGCCGCTCGAATGGATAGGCTATCAGGAAGCCGCCAAGCTCTATTATCTGGAACAGGTCGCCTACGGTTGCGGTAGCATTCTGTTCCGGCTACGGGGAGGCGTCAACGCCAGGACGGGGCAACGCAGCCGGATCGAGGTGAATTCGATCGTAGCCACCTTCGGCCATGCCAACAGCGGCTACAAGATCGATCTGAGCTATGTGCCGCCGCTCAATAACGCCGCCCTGTTCCGCCGCGATGGCCACATCTGCCTCTATTGCGGCAACAACTTCCGCCACAGCGAATTGTCGCGAGACCATATCCAGCCCACCAGCCGCGGCGGCTCGGACACCTGGAACAACGTCGTAACCGCCTGCAAGCGCTGCAACAACCACAAGGCGGGCAGGACGCCGGAGGAGGCGAAGATGCAGCTGCTCGCCATCCCCTTCATGCCGACTCACGCCGAATACATCTATCTGCAGGGCCGCCGCGTACTCGCCGACCAGATGGAATTTCTCAAGGCTCACTTCCCCCGCAAGAGCCCGTTGCACGAACGGGCGAGCTGA